In a genomic window of Anomalospiza imberbis isolate Cuckoo-Finch-1a 21T00152 chromosome 5, ASM3175350v1, whole genome shotgun sequence:
- the MICALL1 gene encoding MICAL-like protein 1 isoform X1, whose product MSGPRGALQAWCRRQCEGYRGVEIRDLSTSFRDGLAFCAILHRHRPDLLDFDSLSKDDVYENNRLAFELAERELGIPALLDPNDMVSMKVPDCLSIMTYVSQFYNHFNNPSQASVPPPMKRPAAASSPPLLSHKTPVASVENPSAPQDDAPSERSQRSTLSSTCAACQQHVHLVQRYLAEGKLYHRQCFRCKECSSTLLPGSYKPGSEAGTFVCTQHRGKLAVSGKAERRPSLDRQSPELRTETGADSMGENALQAGAEVGKDDGDSQESVAETSTPAEGLAGPAEKDSTASKAETPTPAHAGCGASVSQTPPRPPIPSKPAGLTQDKASSLDGRHRDSRPTPAPRKATDASALSPSTSHPVPRPRSTLPGEGSECGPGMVNGRVPETSPPIPKPRGRPCSSDRGGAAARAKDPPWMALVQAEPKKKPAPPPPPGNSHETPSRTSEEEDGEEVGKARSEESRSDTTEPKPYNPFEEEDEEEVESADTQKSTPEQEQSETAAKPLHPWYGITPTSSPKAKKRPAPRAPNASPLAHHPISRLSHSEPSSSTPSPALSLESINSESSAKVLGDTDEASVPKSSSEPTVHMPTAAKTSSTDAPLASVSCSEIPAVPASLSTKSSFSSSSELASLSGETQPNTLHTSRSGSLKTSPSRLPPKPPAGASPTPILLASDGGAGSPKTSSSPKPQLKSSCKENPFNRKPSPAASPSAKKPPKGTKPVRPPAPGHGFPLIKRKVQTDQYIPEEDIYGEMDAIEHQLDELEHRGVALEEKLRSAENDNPEDSLLVDWFKLIHEKHMLVRHESELIYIFKQQNLEQRQSDVEYELRCLLNKPEKDWTDEDRGREKVLMQELVTIIEQRNAIVNCLDEDRQREEEEDKMLEAMIKRKEFHKETETESKKKGKFKPMKVLKLLGNKHDSKSKSPKEKS is encoded by the exons GCCTTTGAGTTGGCAGAGCGGGAGCTGGGCATCCCAGCCCTGCTAGATCCCAATGATATGGTCTCCATGAAAGTCCCTGACTGCCTCAGCATCATGACTTATGTGTCTCAGTTCTACAACCATTTCAACAACCCCAGCCAAG CCAGCGTCCCTCCGCCTATGAAGCgaccagctgctgcctcctctcctcctctgctgtcCCACAAGACGCCCGTGGCTTCAGTTGAGAATCCTTCAGCACCACAG GATGATGCCCCCTCGGAGCGGTCCCAGCGCAGCACGCTCAGCAGCACCTGCgcagcctgccagcagcacgTCCACCTGGTGCAGCGCTACCTGGCCGAGGGCAAGCTCTACCACCGCCAGTGCTTCAG GTGTAAGGAATGCTCCAGCACGCTGCTCCCGGGGTCATACAAGCCTGGGTCAGAGGCAGGGACGTTTGTCTGCACGCAGCATCGTGGTAAATTGGCCGTGAGCGGGAAGGCAGAGAGGAGACCCAGCCTAGACCGACAGTCACCAGAGCTAAGAACTGAGACTGGGGCTGACAGCATGGGAGAAAATGccctccaggcaggagcagaggtggggaAGGATGATGGTGACTCCCAGGAGAGTGTGGCAGAGACCTCTACGCCTGCAGAGGGCCTTGCTGGCCCAGCAGAGAAGGACAGCAcagccagcaaagcagagaCACCCACACCTGCTCATGCTGGCTGTGGGGCATCTGTCTCCCAAACTCCTCCCAGGCCTCCAATCCCCAGCAAGCCTGCAGGGCTCACCCAGGACAAAGCCAGCTCGCTGGATGGACGGCACAGAGACTCACgtcccaccccagccccaagGAAGGCCACCGATGCGTCTGCCCTCTCCCCTTCAACTTCCCACCCTGTCCCCCGGCCCAGGTCCACTCTGCCAGGCGAGGGCAGCGAGTGTGGGCCTGGCATGGTGAACG GTCGGGTACCTGAAACAAGCCCCCCTATCCCAAAACCTCGAGGGAGACCCTGCTCCTCTGATCG TGGAGGAGCGGCTGCAAGAGCCAAGGACCCACCATGGATGGCCTTAGTGCAAGCAGAGCCCAAGAAGAAGCcagctccccctcctcccccaggcaACAGCCATGAGACTCCAAGTAGGACttcagaggaggaggatggagaggaGGTGGGGAAAGCCAGGAGTGAGGAGAGCAGGTCTGATACCACAGAGCCCAAACCGTACAATCCCTTtgaggaagaggatgaggaggaagtGGAAAGTGCTGACACCCAAAAGAGCACacctgagcaggagcagagcgAGACTGCTGCCAAACCTCTTCACCCCTGGTATGGCATCACTCCTACCAGCAGTCCAAAGGCAAAGAAGCGGCCAGCTCCACGAGCCCCCAATGCTTCCCCGCTAG CCCACCACCCCATCTCCAGGCTGTCACACTCTGAGCCATCATCCTCCACcccctctccagccctcagcctCGAGAGCATCAACTCTGAGAGTTCAGCCAAGGTGCTGGGAGACACCGATGAGGCCTCAGTGCCCAAAAGCTCCTCCGAGCCCACTGTGCACATGCCAACAGCTGCCAAGACTTCCAGCACTGATGCACCGCTGGCCAGCGTCTCCTGCAGTGAaatccctgctgtcccagccaGCCTCTCCACCAaatcctccttctcctcctccagcgAGCTGGCCAGCCTCAGTGGGGAGACACAGCCCAACACCCTGCACACCAGCAGGAGTGGCAGCCTAAAGACCAGCCCCAGCCGGCTGCCCCCCAAGCCTCCAGCTGGGGCTAGCCCTACACCCATCCTCTTGGCTTCAgatgggggtgctgggagccccaAGACATCTTCCTCACCCAAACCACAGCTGAAG TCTTCCTGCAAAGAGAACCCTTTCAATCGGAAGCCATCACCTGCTGCCTCTCCCTCGGCAAAGAAACCTCCCAAGGGCACCAAGCCTGTGCGTCCTCCTGCGCCAGGCCACGGCTTCCCACTGATCAAACGCAAG GTGCAGACAGATCAGTACATCCCTGAGGAAGACATCTATGGGGAGATGGATGCCATTGAGCATCAGCTGGATGAGCTGGAGCACCGTGGGGTGGCCTTGGAGGAAAAACTGCGCAGTGCTGAGAATG ACAACCCTGAGGACAGCCTGCTTGTGGACTGGTTCAAACTCATCCATGAGAAGCACATGCTGGTGCGCCACGAGTCAGAGCTCATCTACAT CTTCAAGCAGCAGAACCTGGAGCAGCGGCAGTCGGACGTGGAGTATGAACTGCGGTGCCTCCTCAACAAGCCAG AGAAGGACTGGACCGATGAGGATCGAGGGAGGGAGAAGGTGCTGATGCAGGAGCTGGTGACCATCATTGAGCAGAGGAACGCCATTGTGAACTGCCTGGACGAGGACCGGCAGAG agaagaggaggaggataAAATGTTGGAAGCCATGATTAAAAGGAAAG AATTTCATAAGGAGACGGAGACAGAGAGCAAGAAGAAAGGCAAATTCAAGCCCATGAAGGTGCTTAAGCTGCTGGGCAACAAGCACGACTCCAAGAGCAAGTCACCCAAGGAGAAAAGCTAG
- the MICALL1 gene encoding MICAL-like protein 1 isoform X2 encodes MSSHLCSPFQRKSQSTGCPEQNSLPKLSAGSVGQPAAASTRCKECSSTLLPGSYKPGSEAGTFVCTQHRGKLAVSGKAERRPSLDRQSPELRTETGADSMGENALQAGAEVGKDDGDSQESVAETSTPAEGLAGPAEKDSTASKAETPTPAHAGCGASVSQTPPRPPIPSKPAGLTQDKASSLDGRHRDSRPTPAPRKATDASALSPSTSHPVPRPRSTLPGEGSECGPGMVNGRVPETSPPIPKPRGRPCSSDRGGAAARAKDPPWMALVQAEPKKKPAPPPPPGNSHETPSRTSEEEDGEEVGKARSEESRSDTTEPKPYNPFEEEDEEEVESADTQKSTPEQEQSETAAKPLHPWYGITPTSSPKAKKRPAPRAPNASPLAHHPISRLSHSEPSSSTPSPALSLESINSESSAKVLGDTDEASVPKSSSEPTVHMPTAAKTSSTDAPLASVSCSEIPAVPASLSTKSSFSSSSELASLSGETQPNTLHTSRSGSLKTSPSRLPPKPPAGASPTPILLASDGGAGSPKTSSSPKPQLKSSCKENPFNRKPSPAASPSAKKPPKGTKPVRPPAPGHGFPLIKRKVQTDQYIPEEDIYGEMDAIEHQLDELEHRGVALEEKLRSAENDNPEDSLLVDWFKLIHEKHMLVRHESELIYIFKQQNLEQRQSDVEYELRCLLNKPEKDWTDEDRGREKVLMQELVTIIEQRNAIVNCLDEDRQREEEEDKMLEAMIKRKEFHKETETESKKKGKFKPMKVLKLLGNKHDSKSKSPKEKS; translated from the exons ATGTCCTCACACTTGTGCTCTCCATTCCAAAGGAAATCCCAGTCAACCGGATGCCCAGAGCAGAATTCCTTGCCAAAATTATCTGCTGGCAGTGTAGGGCAGCCAGCTGCTGCAAGCACCAG GTGTAAGGAATGCTCCAGCACGCTGCTCCCGGGGTCATACAAGCCTGGGTCAGAGGCAGGGACGTTTGTCTGCACGCAGCATCGTGGTAAATTGGCCGTGAGCGGGAAGGCAGAGAGGAGACCCAGCCTAGACCGACAGTCACCAGAGCTAAGAACTGAGACTGGGGCTGACAGCATGGGAGAAAATGccctccaggcaggagcagaggtggggaAGGATGATGGTGACTCCCAGGAGAGTGTGGCAGAGACCTCTACGCCTGCAGAGGGCCTTGCTGGCCCAGCAGAGAAGGACAGCAcagccagcaaagcagagaCACCCACACCTGCTCATGCTGGCTGTGGGGCATCTGTCTCCCAAACTCCTCCCAGGCCTCCAATCCCCAGCAAGCCTGCAGGGCTCACCCAGGACAAAGCCAGCTCGCTGGATGGACGGCACAGAGACTCACgtcccaccccagccccaagGAAGGCCACCGATGCGTCTGCCCTCTCCCCTTCAACTTCCCACCCTGTCCCCCGGCCCAGGTCCACTCTGCCAGGCGAGGGCAGCGAGTGTGGGCCTGGCATGGTGAACG GTCGGGTACCTGAAACAAGCCCCCCTATCCCAAAACCTCGAGGGAGACCCTGCTCCTCTGATCG TGGAGGAGCGGCTGCAAGAGCCAAGGACCCACCATGGATGGCCTTAGTGCAAGCAGAGCCCAAGAAGAAGCcagctccccctcctcccccaggcaACAGCCATGAGACTCCAAGTAGGACttcagaggaggaggatggagaggaGGTGGGGAAAGCCAGGAGTGAGGAGAGCAGGTCTGATACCACAGAGCCCAAACCGTACAATCCCTTtgaggaagaggatgaggaggaagtGGAAAGTGCTGACACCCAAAAGAGCACacctgagcaggagcagagcgAGACTGCTGCCAAACCTCTTCACCCCTGGTATGGCATCACTCCTACCAGCAGTCCAAAGGCAAAGAAGCGGCCAGCTCCACGAGCCCCCAATGCTTCCCCGCTAG CCCACCACCCCATCTCCAGGCTGTCACACTCTGAGCCATCATCCTCCACcccctctccagccctcagcctCGAGAGCATCAACTCTGAGAGTTCAGCCAAGGTGCTGGGAGACACCGATGAGGCCTCAGTGCCCAAAAGCTCCTCCGAGCCCACTGTGCACATGCCAACAGCTGCCAAGACTTCCAGCACTGATGCACCGCTGGCCAGCGTCTCCTGCAGTGAaatccctgctgtcccagccaGCCTCTCCACCAaatcctccttctcctcctccagcgAGCTGGCCAGCCTCAGTGGGGAGACACAGCCCAACACCCTGCACACCAGCAGGAGTGGCAGCCTAAAGACCAGCCCCAGCCGGCTGCCCCCCAAGCCTCCAGCTGGGGCTAGCCCTACACCCATCCTCTTGGCTTCAgatgggggtgctgggagccccaAGACATCTTCCTCACCCAAACCACAGCTGAAG TCTTCCTGCAAAGAGAACCCTTTCAATCGGAAGCCATCACCTGCTGCCTCTCCCTCGGCAAAGAAACCTCCCAAGGGCACCAAGCCTGTGCGTCCTCCTGCGCCAGGCCACGGCTTCCCACTGATCAAACGCAAG GTGCAGACAGATCAGTACATCCCTGAGGAAGACATCTATGGGGAGATGGATGCCATTGAGCATCAGCTGGATGAGCTGGAGCACCGTGGGGTGGCCTTGGAGGAAAAACTGCGCAGTGCTGAGAATG ACAACCCTGAGGACAGCCTGCTTGTGGACTGGTTCAAACTCATCCATGAGAAGCACATGCTGGTGCGCCACGAGTCAGAGCTCATCTACAT CTTCAAGCAGCAGAACCTGGAGCAGCGGCAGTCGGACGTGGAGTATGAACTGCGGTGCCTCCTCAACAAGCCAG AGAAGGACTGGACCGATGAGGATCGAGGGAGGGAGAAGGTGCTGATGCAGGAGCTGGTGACCATCATTGAGCAGAGGAACGCCATTGTGAACTGCCTGGACGAGGACCGGCAGAG agaagaggaggaggataAAATGTTGGAAGCCATGATTAAAAGGAAAG AATTTCATAAGGAGACGGAGACAGAGAGCAAGAAGAAAGGCAAATTCAAGCCCATGAAGGTGCTTAAGCTGCTGGGCAACAAGCACGACTCCAAGAGCAAGTCACCCAAGGAGAAAAGCTAG